One genomic segment of [Pasteurella] aerogenes includes these proteins:
- the yiaJ gene encoding HTH-type transcriptional regulator YiaJ: protein MTEERNGKNQSLIRGLRLIDILSNFPNGCPLAKLAEISELNKSTVHRLLQGLQDEGFVQPASSTGSYRLTTKCLGIGQKILASLNIIHIASPHLERLNLVLGETVNFSKREKDHAIMIYKLEPTIGMLRTQAYIGQRLQLYCSAMGKIYMAYESNKNYLNYYWNTQQNAIQQLTEHTITDLTEMEKELATVCQERFAMDREENEIGVMCIACPVFDFFGKVEYSVSVSMSTYKLQQIGIDFFLQEIQQTAQDISRELGYNLP, encoded by the coding sequence ATGACAGAAGAAAGAAATGGGAAAAATCAAAGCCTCATCCGTGGATTAAGATTGATTGATATTTTAAGTAACTTCCCGAACGGTTGTCCGTTAGCGAAATTAGCCGAAATCTCGGAACTAAATAAAAGTACGGTACACCGTTTGTTGCAAGGGCTGCAAGATGAGGGATTTGTACAACCGGCAAGTTCTACCGGTAGCTACCGCTTGACCACCAAATGCCTCGGTATTGGGCAAAAAATCCTCGCTTCGCTTAATATTATCCATATTGCCTCGCCACATTTGGAAAGACTCAATTTGGTGTTGGGAGAAACCGTCAACTTTTCTAAGCGGGAAAAAGATCATGCCATCATGATCTATAAATTGGAGCCAACTATCGGAATGTTAAGAACACAAGCCTATATCGGGCAACGGTTACAGCTTTATTGTTCCGCTATGGGAAAAATTTATATGGCTTACGAAAGTAATAAAAATTACTTAAATTATTATTGGAATACGCAACAAAACGCCATTCAACAATTAACCGAACATACCATTACGGATTTAACGGAAATGGAAAAAGAATTGGCAACGGTGTGCCAAGAAAGGTTTGCTATGGATCGCGAAGAAAATGAAATCGGCGTGATGTGTATCGCCTGTCCGGTTTTTGATTTCTTCGGCAAAGTGGAATATTCGGTTTCTGTTTCCATGTCAACCTACAAGCTGCAACAAATCGGCATTGATTTTTTCTTACAAGAAATTCAGCAAACAGCGCAAGATATTTCGCGTGAGTTGGGCTATAACCTTCCCTAA
- the dlgD gene encoding 2,3-diketo-L-gulonate reductase, whose product MRVSYDELKAEFKRVLLSRNMREDIAEECATVFADTTQAGAYSHGVNRFPRFIQQLENGDIVPDAEPTKVLSLGAIEQWDAHQAIGNLTAKKMMDRAIEVAKQHGVGIVALRNANHWMRGGSYGWQAAEQGYIGICWTNALAVMPPWGAKECRIGTNPLIVAVPTTPITMVDMSCSMYSYGMLEVHRLAGRQTFVDAGFDDDNNPTRDPATVEKNRRLMPMGFWKGSGLSIVLDMIATLLSNGESTAAVTEDKDDEYCVSQVFIAIEVDRLIDGKTKDEKLNRIMEYVRTAEPVDPNVPVRLPGHEFTTILADNKANGIPVDETVWAKLKSL is encoded by the coding sequence ATGAGAGTTTCTTACGATGAATTGAAAGCTGAATTTAAACGCGTTTTATTATCCCGCAATATGCGTGAAGACATTGCTGAAGAATGTGCGACAGTATTTGCTGATACCACTCAAGCCGGCGCCTATTCGCATGGGGTAAACCGCTTTCCGCGCTTTATTCAACAATTGGAAAACGGTGATATTGTGCCAGATGCTGAACCGACAAAAGTATTGTCATTGGGTGCGATTGAGCAATGGGATGCGCATCAAGCGATTGGTAATTTGACTGCTAAAAAAATGATGGATCGTGCCATTGAAGTGGCGAAACAACATGGGGTTGGTATTGTGGCGTTGCGTAATGCAAACCACTGGATGCGCGGTGGAAGCTACGGTTGGCAAGCGGCAGAACAAGGTTATATTGGAATTTGTTGGACTAATGCGTTGGCAGTAATGCCACCTTGGGGCGCCAAAGAATGTCGTATCGGAACAAACCCACTTATCGTTGCTGTACCAACAACGCCGATTACGATGGTCGATATGTCTTGTTCTATGTATTCTTATGGAATGTTGGAAGTTCACCGTTTAGCCGGACGTCAAACCTTTGTCGATGCTGGTTTTGATGACGATAACAATCCGACACGTGATCCGGCAACAGTGGAGAAAAACCGTCGTTTGATGCCGATGGGATTTTGGAAAGGTTCTGGTTTATCTATTGTATTAGATATGATTGCGACCTTGCTTTCCAATGGGGAATCAACTGCCGCAGTGACCGAAGATAAAGATGATGAATACTGCGTATCTCAAGTCTTTATTGCGATTGAAGTGGATCGTTTAATTGATGGCAAAACCAAAGATGAAAAATTAAATCGCATTATGGAATATGTCAGAACTGCAGAACCGGTGGATCCAAATGTACCGGTACGTTTGCCGGGACATGAATTTACTACCATTTTAGCCGACAATAAAGCAAATGGTATTCCGGTTGATGAGACAGTGTGGGCAAAATTAAAATCGCTTTAA
- the yiaL gene encoding protein YiaL — protein sequence MFFGHISQVVENRYPKAVLAALDYLKNTDFDKLAAGRYPLHGESYVQVLELETQTKENYLPEVHRQYLDVQYWHRGSERMGVAPDLGNNKVAQDYDTERDVLFYADVENEQEIFCREGNFAVFFPEDVHRGACRVEETGKIKKVVVKIAVSEL from the coding sequence ATGTTTTTTGGACATATTTCTCAAGTTGTAGAAAATCGCTATCCGAAAGCGGTACTTGCTGCATTAGATTATCTTAAAAATACTGACTTTGATAAATTGGCGGCGGGGCGTTATCCGTTGCATGGCGAAAGCTATGTGCAGGTGTTGGAATTGGAAACGCAGACAAAAGAAAATTATTTACCTGAAGTACATCGTCAATATTTGGATGTGCAGTATTGGCATCGTGGTAGTGAACGCATGGGGGTTGCTCCGGATTTGGGCAATAATAAGGTGGCGCAAGATTATGATACAGAACGGGATGTTTTGTTTTACGCCGATGTTGAAAATGAACAGGAAATCTTCTGTCGCGAAGGGAATTTTGCGGTTTTCTTCCCTGAGGATGTGCATCGTGGCGCTTGTCGGGTGGAAGAAACTGGAAAAATTAAAAAAGTCGTAGTGAAAATTGCGGTAAGCGAATTGTAG
- the yiaM gene encoding putative TRAP transporter small permease protein has product MKSFAIWVGKAIEALVVLILSAMSILVFLNVVLRYGFNSSINVTEEVSRYMFVWLAFLGTILAFNENQHVNVGVLVDKLSPKKRNILGIVTDLAMLYCCYLIIDGGWIQYVLNLDNYAPISGLPQGITFLASVIAGALMGVLLIARLVSRVGLLVKGEQ; this is encoded by the coding sequence ATGAAATCCTTTGCAATCTGGGTTGGCAAAGCAATTGAGGCGCTGGTGGTGCTGATTTTATCTGCAATGTCAATTTTGGTTTTTTTAAACGTGGTATTGCGCTATGGCTTTAACAGCAGTATTAATGTGACCGAAGAAGTTTCACGTTATATGTTTGTTTGGTTGGCATTTTTAGGCACGATTTTAGCCTTCAATGAAAACCAGCACGTCAACGTGGGCGTTTTGGTAGATAAATTATCGCCGAAAAAACGTAATATTTTAGGTATTGTGACTGACTTAGCGATGCTTTATTGCTGTTATTTAATTATCGATGGCGGTTGGATTCAATATGTATTGAATTTGGATAATTATGCGCCGATTTCAGGTTTACCACAAGGGATTACGTTCTTAGCCAGCGTGATTGCAGGCGCATTAATGGGCGTTTTATTAATCGCACGCTTAGTTTCCAGAGTGGGTTTATTAGTGAAAGGAGAGCAATAA
- the siaT_1 gene encoding putative TRAP transporter large permease protein, giving the protein MAVVIFLVVLLGAIILGIPVAFSLLICGIALMLHLDLFDSQILAQQLVSGADSFSLMAIPFFVLAGEIMNEGGLSKRIIDLPMKLVGHKRGGLGFVAILAAMIMASLSGSAVADTAAVAAMLLPMMKTTGYPMNRSAGLIGTAGIIAPIIPPSIPFIVFGVASGVSITKLFLAGIFPGVLMGVALAALWWWQAKRLNLMTFSKASKQELCISFKNSIWALLLPVIIIGGFRSGMFTPTEAGAVAAFYALVVSLFVYRELKFRDLYRVVLAAGKTTAVVMFLVASANVTGWLITVAELPQMLTDLLEPLIDSPQLLLVVIMIAVFIIGMVMDLTPTVLILTPVLMPLIQEAGIDPVYFGVLFILNTSIGLITPPVGNVLNVITGVSKLPFDQAARGVLPYMAMMIFLLILFLIFPSMILVPLSWMM; this is encoded by the coding sequence ATGGCAGTTGTAATTTTCCTTGTCGTATTATTGGGTGCGATTATTCTGGGGATTCCGGTGGCGTTTTCGCTGTTGATTTGCGGTATCGCTTTAATGTTGCATTTGGATTTATTTGATTCTCAAATTTTAGCGCAACAATTAGTGAGTGGTGCGGATAGTTTTTCGTTAATGGCAATTCCGTTTTTCGTATTAGCCGGTGAAATTATGAATGAAGGCGGTTTGTCAAAACGGATCATTGATTTACCGATGAAATTAGTTGGACACAAACGTGGCGGTTTAGGTTTTGTGGCAATTCTTGCTGCGATGATTATGGCGAGTCTTTCCGGTTCCGCAGTGGCGGATACCGCAGCGGTTGCCGCGATGTTGTTACCTATGATGAAAACCACCGGTTATCCGATGAATCGTTCTGCAGGTTTGATTGGTACTGCCGGGATTATTGCGCCGATTATTCCACCATCCATTCCGTTTATCGTATTTGGCGTGGCAAGTGGAGTTTCTATTACTAAATTATTCTTAGCCGGTATTTTCCCTGGAGTTTTAATGGGGGTAGCATTAGCGGCACTTTGGTGGTGGCAAGCAAAACGTTTGAATTTGATGACCTTCTCTAAAGCGAGCAAACAAGAGCTATGCATTTCTTTTAAAAACAGTATTTGGGCATTATTATTACCGGTGATTATTATCGGTGGGTTCCGCTCCGGTATGTTTACGCCGACAGAAGCCGGTGCGGTGGCGGCGTTCTACGCGCTAGTGGTTTCTCTGTTTGTTTATCGCGAATTGAAATTTAGAGATTTGTATCGCGTGGTCTTGGCTGCAGGTAAAACAACAGCAGTCGTGATGTTCTTGGTAGCATCTGCTAATGTGACTGGTTGGTTAATCACCGTTGCCGAGTTACCGCAAATGTTGACTGATTTGCTTGAACCATTAATTGATTCACCGCAATTATTGTTAGTGGTCATTATGATTGCTGTATTTATTATCGGCATGGTGATGGATTTGACGCCAACAGTATTGATTTTAACGCCAGTATTAATGCCATTAATCCAAGAAGCAGGGATTGACCCGGTGTATTTTGGTGTGTTATTTATTCTTAATACTTCAATTGGATTGATTACGCCACCGGTTGGCAACGTATTAAACGTGATTACCGGCGTGTCGAAGTTACCATTTGATCAAGCGGCAAGAGGGGTTTTACCTTATATGGCAATGATGATCTTCTTATTGATCTTATTCCTCATCTTCCCATCTATGATCTTGGTACCATTAAGCTGGATGATGTAA
- the dctP gene encoding TRAP-T family tripartite ATP-independent periplasmic transporter, binding protein, producing the protein MKLFNLKTLAALVAGVAVFTANTASAEMSLRFGYEAPRSDSQHVAAKKFNELLEQKTNGEIKLKLFPDSTLGNAQTMISGVRGGTIDLEMSGSPNFTGLVQRLNVIDIPFIFKDREHVYKVLDGEIGQGLLKELEQHGLKGLAFWDVGFRAFSNSKHTVTKPEDIKGLKVRTNQNPMYIQAFTLLGGNPVPMPLSELYTALETRAVDAQEHPIGIFWSSKLYEVQKYLSLSNHGYTPLIVVMNKAKFDSLSPELQKAMVEAAQEAGQFQRDLNVKNEKEIIENLRKEGVEVTETIDQAPFKAIVEEKVRKSFIDQNGDELIKQVDALAQ; encoded by the coding sequence ATGAAACTTTTTAATTTAAAAACCCTTGCTGCCTTAGTTGCCGGTGTCGCTGTATTTACCGCCAATACTGCCTCAGCCGAAATGAGCCTACGCTTTGGTTATGAAGCACCACGTAGCGACAGCCAACATGTTGCTGCTAAAAAATTCAATGAATTATTGGAGCAAAAAACCAACGGGGAAATTAAATTAAAACTCTTCCCGGACAGTACATTAGGTAATGCACAAACCATGATTTCTGGTGTGCGTGGCGGAACCATTGATCTTGAAATGTCAGGTTCACCAAACTTTACGGGTTTAGTGCAACGCTTAAATGTGATCGATATTCCGTTTATTTTCAAAGATCGTGAACACGTGTATAAAGTATTAGATGGTGAAATCGGTCAAGGTTTATTGAAAGAATTAGAACAACACGGATTAAAAGGTTTGGCTTTCTGGGATGTGGGTTTCCGTGCATTTTCTAACTCCAAACATACCGTGACCAAACCGGAAGACATTAAAGGTTTGAAAGTGCGTACTAACCAAAATCCGATGTATATTCAAGCCTTTACATTATTAGGCGGCAACCCGGTTCCAATGCCATTATCTGAACTTTATACCGCATTGGAAACTCGTGCTGTGGATGCGCAAGAACATCCGATTGGTATTTTCTGGTCATCTAAATTATACGAAGTACAAAAATATTTAAGCTTATCTAACCATGGTTACACCCCATTAATCGTGGTTATGAACAAAGCGAAATTTGATTCACTTTCTCCTGAATTGCAAAAAGCGATGGTTGAGGCAGCACAAGAGGCCGGTCAATTCCAACGTGATTTGAACGTGAAAAACGAGAAAGAAATTATCGAAAATCTGCGTAAAGAAGGCGTAGAAGTGACAGAAACGATTGATCAAGCACCATTTAAAGCGATTGTGGAAGAAAAAGTACGTAAATCTTTCATTGATCAAAATGGTGATGAGTTAATTAAACAAGTGGATGCATTAGCACAATAA
- the lyx gene encoding L-xylulose kinase: protein MNYYLGIDCGGTFVKSALFDQHGQLFGIARENVSVISEQAGYAERDMEQLWQVCAKVVRQTIAQSGVAPTLIKGIGISAQGKGAFLLDKQNRPLGRAILSSDQRSLDIVKRWQAEDIPQKLYPITRQTLWTGHPVSILRWVKENQPERYHQIGSVLMSHDYLRFCLTGSLHCEETNISESNLYNMAEGRYDMELAKLLDLEDIFAKLPPVVKSNEIAGFVSKQAAELCGLAEGTPVVGGLFDVVSTALCAGLDDETKLNVVLGTWSVVSGITDYIDPHQDLPFVYGRYAKKGQYIVHEASPTSSGNLEWFVKQFGHLSYEQINQGIADLAPASSSVLFVPFLYGSNAGLGMQAGFYGMQAHHSQMHLLQAVYEGVLFSLMHHLERMLQRFPQTNVLRVTGGPTKSAVWMQMLADLTGRRLEVPAVEETGCLGAAWMAMQAAGVTEEPQALRTDMQVFTPNAQNFAAYNKKYQRYQQFVNALKTLL from the coding sequence ATGAATTACTACCTGGGGATAGATTGCGGCGGAACTTTTGTCAAAAGTGCGTTGTTTGATCAACATGGGCAACTTTTTGGCATAGCGCGGGAGAATGTGTCAGTTATTAGTGAACAAGCGGGTTATGCCGAACGTGACATGGAGCAACTGTGGCAAGTGTGTGCCAAGGTAGTACGTCAAACTATCGCACAAAGCGGCGTTGCACCAACGTTGATTAAAGGCATCGGTATTTCTGCGCAAGGTAAAGGGGCGTTTTTGTTAGATAAGCAAAATCGACCGCTGGGACGCGCAATTTTGTCTTCTGATCAACGTTCATTGGACATTGTTAAACGCTGGCAAGCCGAAGATATTCCGCAAAAATTATACCCGATTACACGCCAAACCCTTTGGACGGGACATCCTGTGTCGATTTTACGTTGGGTCAAAGAAAATCAACCAGAACGTTATCACCAAATTGGTTCTGTGTTAATGTCGCACGATTATTTGCGTTTTTGCTTAACCGGCAGTTTGCATTGTGAAGAAACCAATATTTCCGAATCCAATTTATATAATATGGCGGAAGGGCGTTATGATATGGAATTGGCAAAATTACTCGATTTAGAAGATATTTTTGCTAAATTGCCGCCGGTGGTTAAATCCAATGAAATCGCCGGTTTTGTCAGTAAACAAGCCGCGGAATTATGCGGTTTGGCAGAAGGAACGCCAGTAGTGGGCGGATTATTTGACGTTGTTTCTACCGCACTTTGTGCCGGATTGGATGATGAAACGAAATTAAATGTGGTATTGGGAACTTGGTCAGTGGTCAGCGGCATTACTGATTATATTGATCCGCACCAAGATTTACCGTTTGTGTACGGGCGTTATGCCAAAAAAGGACAATATATTGTGCATGAAGCCAGCCCGACTTCATCTGGTAACTTAGAATGGTTTGTGAAACAATTTGGTCATTTAAGTTATGAACAAATTAACCAAGGCATTGCCGATTTAGCGCCTGCAAGTAGTTCTGTATTATTTGTTCCGTTTTTATATGGATCCAATGCGGGCTTAGGCATGCAAGCGGGCTTTTACGGAATGCAAGCTCATCACAGCCAAATGCATTTATTACAAGCGGTTTATGAAGGCGTATTGTTTAGCTTGATGCATCATTTGGAACGGATGTTGCAACGTTTCCCGCAAACCAATGTGTTGCGTGTGACCGGTGGACCGACGAAATCCGCCGTCTGGATGCAAATGTTGGCAGATTTGACCGGTCGTCGTTTGGAAGTGCCAGCGGTTGAGGAAACCGGCTGTCTTGGTGCCGCTTGGATGGCAATGCAAGCAGCGGGGGTGACAGAAGAACCGCAAGCGTTGCGTACAGATATGCAGGTATTTACGCCAAATGCGCAAAATTTTGCTGCCTACAATAAAAAATATCAGCGTTATCAACAATTTGTTAATGCGTTAAAAACATTGTTATAG
- the sgbU gene encoding hexulose-6-phosphate isomerase — MRKHKLGIYEKALPKNISWQDRLSIAKVCGFDFVEISIDETDERLARLDWTKEERIELVKAIITTGVTIPSMCLSGHRRFPFGSHDEKTRQKAYEIMEKAIQLAVDLGIRTIQLAGYDVYYEEQDEQTIARFQQGLEWATELAASNQVTLAVEIMDTKFMSSISRWKKWDEIIKSPWFTVYPDLGNLTAWNDNVAEELQLGIDKISAIHLKDTYKVTDTCPGQFRDVPFGDGCVDFVSCFATLQKLNYRGAFLIEMWTEKSAEPISDIIQARQWIEQKMKEGGFQC; from the coding sequence ATGAGAAAGCATAAACTCGGTATTTATGAAAAAGCATTACCTAAAAATATTAGCTGGCAAGATCGTTTATCTATTGCCAAAGTGTGTGGATTTGATTTCGTGGAAATTTCCATTGATGAAACTGACGAACGTTTAGCGCGTTTGGATTGGACAAAAGAAGAACGTATTGAATTAGTCAAAGCCATTATTACTACCGGCGTGACTATTCCGTCTATGTGTCTATCCGGACATCGTCGTTTCCCATTTGGTAGCCATGATGAAAAAACGCGTCAAAAAGCCTATGAAATTATGGAAAAAGCGATTCAATTGGCGGTGGATTTAGGCATTCGTACTATTCAGCTGGCTGGTTATGATGTTTATTATGAAGAACAAGATGAACAAACGATCGCCCGTTTCCAACAAGGTTTGGAATGGGCTACTGAATTAGCGGCAAGTAATCAGGTGACCCTCGCAGTTGAGATCATGGATACAAAATTTATGAGTTCGATCTCTCGTTGGAAAAAATGGGATGAGATCATCAAATCGCCTTGGTTTACTGTGTATCCTGACTTGGGCAATTTAACCGCGTGGAATGATAATGTGGCGGAGGAATTGCAATTAGGCATTGATAAAATTTCGGCAATTCACTTAAAAGACACTTACAAAGTGACTGACACTTGTCCAGGGCAATTCCGTGACGTACCATTTGGTGATGGATGCGTGGATTTTGTCAGCTGCTTTGCGACCTTGCAAAAATTAAATTATCGTGGCGCCTTTTTAATTGAGATGTGGACGGAAAAATCTGCTGAACCGATTTCCGATATTATTCAAGCGCGCCAATGGATCGAACAAAAAATGAAAGAAGGGGGTTTTCAATGTTAG
- the sgbE gene encoding sugar isomerase SgbE — protein sequence MLEQLKQQVLEANLALPKHNLVTFTWGNVSAIDREKNLVVIKPSGVDYEVMKAEDMVVVDLFSGKVVEGSKKPSSDTPTHLELYRQFPTIGGIVHTHSRHATIWAQAGQDLIAAGTTHADYFYGAIPCTRRMTQAEIQGEYELETGKVIVETFQKRGIDPKDIPAVLVNSHGPFAWGTDADNAVHNAVVLEEIAYMNLFSRQLNPGLQPMQQDLLDKHYLRKHGKNAYYGQ from the coding sequence ATGTTAGAGCAACTTAAACAGCAAGTATTAGAAGCGAATTTGGCGTTACCAAAACATAATTTGGTTACCTTTACATGGGGAAATGTTTCAGCGATCGATCGCGAAAAAAATCTTGTGGTGATCAAGCCATCTGGCGTGGACTACGAGGTGATGAAAGCGGAAGATATGGTCGTGGTAGATTTATTCAGCGGTAAGGTCGTTGAAGGTAGCAAAAAACCGTCTTCCGATACCCCGACACATTTGGAATTATATCGCCAATTCCCAACAATTGGCGGTATTGTGCATACCCATTCTCGCCATGCCACCATTTGGGCGCAAGCAGGACAAGATCTCATTGCCGCGGGAACTACCCATGCGGATTATTTCTATGGTGCCATTCCTTGTACCCGTCGCATGACTCAAGCGGAAATTCAAGGCGAATACGAATTGGAAACCGGTAAAGTCATCGTAGAAACCTTCCAAAAGCGCGGTATTGATCCGAAAGATATTCCGGCGGTATTGGTCAATAGTCACGGACCTTTTGCTTGGGGAACGGATGCGGATAATGCGGTACACAATGCTGTTGTGTTGGAAGAAATCGCTTATATGAATTTATTTAGTCGTCAATTAAACCCGGGTTTACAACCAATGCAACAAGATTTGTTAGATAAACATTATCTGCGTAAACACGGTAAAAATGCTTACTACGGCCAATAA
- the sgbH1 gene encoding 3-keto-L-gulonate-6-phosphate decarboxylase encodes MAKPLLQIALDSPTLEKALWDAKQAENSVDIIEAGTILAFGEGMKGIAVLRALHPNHIIVCDLKTTDGGAMLAKMAFEAGADWLTVSAAAHPATKAACKKVADEFNAQHPNAKVKKEIQIEIYGNWSLEDAKAWVESGITQAIYHRSRDAELAGKTWTTEDIHLMQKLSDLGIQLSITGGIIPEDIHLFKEIKNVKAFIAGRALVGEKGQETADKLRAEIDAYWE; translated from the coding sequence ATGGCAAAACCTTTATTGCAAATTGCATTGGATTCCCCGACGCTGGAAAAAGCCTTATGGGATGCCAAGCAAGCAGAAAATAGCGTTGATATTATCGAAGCCGGTACCATTTTAGCCTTTGGTGAAGGAATGAAAGGCATTGCGGTTTTACGTGCATTACATCCGAATCATATTATTGTATGCGATTTAAAAACCACCGATGGCGGCGCCATGTTGGCAAAAATGGCGTTTGAAGCCGGCGCTGATTGGCTCACCGTTTCCGCTGCGGCACATCCAGCAACCAAAGCCGCGTGTAAAAAAGTGGCGGATGAGTTTAACGCACAGCATCCTAACGCTAAAGTCAAAAAAGAAATTCAAATTGAAATTTATGGCAACTGGTCCTTAGAGGACGCTAAAGCTTGGGTAGAAAGCGGTATTACACAAGCGATTTATCATCGTTCTCGCGATGCGGAATTAGCCGGTAAAACATGGACAACGGAAGATATTCATTTAATGCAAAAATTATCTGATTTAGGCATCCAATTATCCATTACCGGCGGTATTATCCCGGAAGATATTCATTTATTTAAAGAGATTAAAAATGTCAAAGCATTTATCGCCGGACGAGCGCTAGTTGGTGAAAAAGGACAAGAAACAGCCGACAAACTTCGCGCGGAAATTGATGCTTATTGGGAATAA
- the pfkA gene encoding 6-phosphofructokinase, translated as MIRKIAVLTSGGDAPGMNAAIRGVVRAALSEGLEVYGIYEGYKGLYNNKIKQLTRYSVSDVINRGGTFLGSARFPEFKDPAIRAKCAEILRSHGIDALVVIGGDGSYMGAKLLTEEHGFPCVGIPGTIDNDVAGTDYTIGYQTALETAVEAIDRLRDTSSSHQRISIVEIMGRHCSDLTISAGIAGGCEYIVASEVEFNREELIQQIERSIIKGKRHAIIAITELICDVNALAKEIEARVGHETRATILGHIQRGGTPCAFDRILGSRMGVYAVDLLLQGKGGYCVGIQNEQLVHHDIIDAINNMRREFKADWLAMSERLY; from the coding sequence ATGATTAGAAAAATTGCTGTCTTAACCAGCGGTGGTGACGCACCGGGGATGAATGCTGCCATCCGAGGCGTGGTTCGCGCGGCATTATCAGAAGGACTTGAGGTTTATGGTATTTATGAAGGCTATAAAGGACTTTATAACAATAAAATCAAGCAATTGACCCGCTACAGCGTCTCTGATGTCATCAATCGTGGTGGTACTTTCCTTGGTTCGGCACGTTTTCCTGAATTTAAAGATCCGGCAATTCGTGCTAAATGTGCGGAAATTTTGCGTTCTCATGGCATTGACGCCTTAGTCGTCATCGGCGGGGATGGTTCTTATATGGGGGCGAAATTACTGACTGAAGAACATGGTTTCCCTTGCGTCGGGATCCCAGGTACCATTGACAACGACGTCGCCGGTACAGACTATACCATTGGCTATCAAACTGCGCTTGAAACAGCTGTAGAAGCCATCGACCGTTTACGCGATACCTCAAGCTCCCACCAACGCATTTCCATCGTAGAAATCATGGGCAGACATTGTAGCGATTTAACGATCTCGGCTGGGATCGCCGGTGGTTGCGAATATATTGTGGCATCAGAAGTGGAATTTAACCGCGAAGAACTGATCCAACAAATTGAACGTAGTATTATCAAAGGTAAGCGTCACGCTATTATCGCAATTACTGAGTTAATTTGTGATGTAAACGCACTTGCTAAAGAAATCGAAGCTCGCGTTGGACATGAAACGCGCGCCACCATTCTTGGCCACATTCAACGTGGTGGTACACCTTGTGCCTTTGACCGCATCCTCGGTTCCCGCATGGGTGTTTATGCCGTCGATTTATTATTACAAGGCAAAGGTGGCTATTGCGTTGGCATTCAAAATGAGCAATTAGTTCACCACGATATTATTGATGCTATCAATAATATGCGCCGCGAATTCAAAGCCGATTGGCTCGCAATGTCTGAGCGTTTGTATTAA